A region of Hydrogenimonas cancrithermarum DNA encodes the following proteins:
- the sucC gene encoding ADP-forming succinate--CoA ligase subunit beta, giving the protein MNIHEYQAKEIFRQYGVPVPRGQVAFTVDEAVEAAKNLGGNLWVVKAQIHAGGRGLGGGVKLAKSLDEVRHWADEILGMTLVTHQTGPEGKLVQKVYIEEGADIKAEFYLGMVLDRAAEMPVMMASTEGGMEIEEVAAKSPEKIVKVQIDPAIGFQGFHGRKLAFGLGLAKEEIGPFIKFAQALYNVYMDKDAEMIEINPLIKTGEGKFIALDAKMGFDDNALGRHPDIHEMRDLSEEEPTEVEAKQHGLSYIKLDGNVGCMVNGAGLAMATMDIIKHEGGEPANFLDVGGGANPETVAKGFEIILKDPNVRAIFVNIFGGIVRCDRVANGILEATKITDVNVPVIVRLDGTNAEEAAEILKNAGIKNIIAAEDLADGAKKAVEAAK; this is encoded by the coding sequence ATGAATATTCATGAATATCAAGCGAAAGAGATTTTTCGTCAGTACGGTGTTCCCGTTCCGCGAGGACAGGTGGCATTTACTGTCGATGAAGCGGTAGAAGCCGCAAAAAACCTTGGAGGAAATCTCTGGGTCGTAAAAGCGCAGATTCATGCCGGAGGACGCGGGCTTGGCGGTGGCGTCAAGCTTGCGAAATCGCTGGATGAAGTACGCCACTGGGCCGACGAAATTCTCGGTATGACGCTTGTGACACATCAGACGGGGCCGGAAGGAAAATTGGTTCAGAAGGTCTATATCGAAGAGGGTGCGGACATCAAAGCCGAATTCTATCTCGGTATGGTCCTCGACCGTGCCGCGGAGATGCCGGTCATGATGGCATCGACCGAAGGTGGAATGGAAATCGAAGAGGTTGCTGCGAAGTCGCCCGAGAAAATCGTTAAAGTCCAGATCGACCCGGCCATCGGATTCCAGGGATTCCACGGACGAAAACTGGCATTTGGCCTGGGCCTCGCGAAAGAAGAGATCGGGCCGTTCATCAAGTTCGCACAGGCACTCTACAATGTCTACATGGACAAAGATGCCGAGATGATCGAGATCAACCCTCTGATCAAAACGGGTGAGGGAAAATTCATCGCACTCGACGCGAAGATGGGCTTCGACGACAATGCACTCGGGCGCCATCCGGACATTCATGAAATGCGTGACCTCAGTGAAGAGGAGCCGACCGAAGTCGAAGCGAAACAGCACGGCCTCAGTTACATCAAACTCGACGGAAATGTCGGATGTATGGTCAACGGTGCGGGGCTCGCGATGGCGACAATGGATATTATCAAGCACGAAGGCGGCGAGCCAGCCAACTTCCTCGACGTGGGTGGCGGGGCGAATCCCGAAACGGTAGCCAAAGGTTTCGAAATTATTCTCAAAGACCCGAATGTCAGGGCGATCTTCGTCAATATCTTCGGCGGGATCGTACGTTGTGACCGTGTCGCCAACGGTATTCTCGAAGCGACGAAAATCACCGATGTCAACGTTCCCGTCATTGTCCGACTCGACGGAACCAATGCCGAAGAGGCAGCGGAGATTTTGAAAAATGCCGGTATCAAAAACATCATTGCAGCCGAAGATCTTGCGGACGGTGCGAAAAAAGCCGTCGAAGCTGCAAAGTAA
- a CDS encoding Fe-S-containing hydro-lyase, protein MSQVHYLTTPLTDEDIMNLKAGDIVYLSGTLFTARDAAHKRLVDLIENKEELPFPLQGAVIYFVGPTPPKPGDPIGSAGPTTSYRMDSYSPTLIKYGLKGMIGKGKRNQEVKDACKEYKAVYFGATGGAGALLGKLIKDAKVIAYEELGPEAIRMLKVENFPVTVINDAYGNDLYEEGRKQYEVKD, encoded by the coding sequence ATGAGTCAAGTACACTATCTTACGACACCCCTTACGGACGAAGACATCATGAACCTCAAAGCAGGGGATATCGTCTATCTTTCAGGTACACTTTTTACGGCAAGAGACGCCGCACACAAACGTCTTGTCGATTTGATCGAAAATAAAGAGGAACTGCCGTTTCCACTTCAGGGAGCTGTTATCTATTTTGTCGGTCCAACTCCGCCAAAACCCGGCGATCCGATTGGAAGTGCAGGACCGACCACGAGTTATCGGATGGATAGCTACTCGCCCACCCTTATCAAATACGGCCTTAAAGGGATGATCGGAAAAGGGAAGCGCAACCAGGAAGTCAAAGATGCCTGCAAAGAGTACAAAGCCGTCTATTTCGGTGCGACAGGCGGTGCGGGTGCACTTCTTGGAAAATTGATCAAGGATGCGAAAGTGATTGCATACGAAGAGCTCGGTCCCGAAGCGATCCGTATGCTCAAAGTGGAGAATTTCCCGGTTACGGTAATCAACGATGCATATGGTAACGACCTTTACGAAGAGGGTCGGAAACAGTATGAAGTAAAAGACTAA